Proteins from a genomic interval of Flammeovirgaceae bacterium SG7u.111:
- a CDS encoding 2-dehydropantoate 2-reductase has product MRGSKIYIIGSGAIGKALAVFLQQANKEVTLVRGSVENKPTIENLITVTNQNNQTFQQTITTITLDNLPIINGIVLIATKTFANIELAQKLKDKKGDFTIVLLQNGLNIEQPFAYFDKVFRCVLFSTSQVTSENNLAFKTVTASPIGNIQEKNTNLDSIVNQVNTPYFGFKSEPHILKYVWDKVIINCAFNSICPLLEVDNGIFQRNPEAINLAKIIIGECVALANQYKIELDPKEIEEKLILISKRADGQLISTYEDIRNRRRTEIESLNLEISRLADEIGMPELVTNTKLLGEMIRIKSKIKMA; this is encoded by the coding sequence ATGAGAGGAAGTAAAATTTATATCATTGGTTCGGGAGCAATTGGAAAAGCATTAGCTGTTTTTCTACAGCAAGCAAACAAAGAGGTTACTCTTGTAAGAGGTAGTGTAGAAAACAAACCTACTATAGAAAATTTAATTACGGTAACAAATCAAAATAATCAGACATTTCAGCAAACAATAACAACTATCACATTAGATAATTTACCCATAATAAATGGTATTGTTTTAATTGCAACCAAAACATTTGCAAATATTGAGCTTGCCCAAAAACTAAAAGATAAAAAAGGTGACTTTACAATTGTTTTGCTCCAAAATGGGCTTAATATTGAACAACCTTTTGCATACTTTGATAAAGTCTTTCGTTGCGTTCTATTTTCAACAAGTCAGGTTACAAGTGAAAACAACCTTGCCTTTAAAACGGTCACAGCATCTCCAATAGGAAATATACAAGAAAAGAATACAAATTTAGATTCAATAGTAAACCAAGTTAACACACCCTATTTTGGTTTTAAAAGTGAGCCACATATTTTAAAATATGTATGGGATAAAGTAATAATAAATTGTGCATTTAATTCCATTTGCCCATTACTCGAAGTGGACAATGGTATTTTCCAAAGAAATCCTGAAGCTATAAACCTAGCAAAAATCATAATTGGAGAATGTGTAGCATTAGCCAATCAATATAAAATCGAACTAGATCCAAAAGAAATTGAAGAAAAATTAATACTGATAAGCAAGCGAGCAGACGGGCAACTTATTTCTACCTATGAGGATATCAGAAATAGAAGAAGAACCGAAATTGAAAGTTTAAATTTGGAAATTTCAAGGCTTGCTGATGAAATAGGGATGCCTGAATTGGTAACCAACACTAAGCTGTTAGGCGAAATGATAAGAATAAAATCGAAAATCAAGATGGCTTGA
- a CDS encoding rhamnogalacturonan acetylesterase, which translates to MKHSAYFFFLLLFLGISCQKEIKPVTIYMIGDSTMANKKPNKAPETGWGQVFNQLLTEKATVDNHAVNGRSSKSFLGENRWKAVLDSLKEGDYVFIQFGHNDQKTDSARHTTLEEYKLNLEKYVKESHAKKANPILFTSVMRRRFDENGKFFDTHMGYPDAVREVAKELNVPLIDLHKKTEELIVSMGEEESKKLFLILKPRESENYPDGREDNTHFQTYGALEVAKLTAASIREQNLPLAAYLK; encoded by the coding sequence ATGAAACACTCTGCGTATTTTTTCTTCTTATTACTTTTTTTAGGAATTAGCTGCCAAAAGGAAATAAAGCCAGTTACCATTTATATGATTGGTGACTCAACCATGGCGAATAAAAAGCCAAATAAAGCTCCAGAAACAGGTTGGGGGCAGGTATTCAATCAATTGCTTACCGAAAAAGCTACGGTAGATAACCATGCTGTAAATGGGAGGAGTTCTAAGTCGTTCTTAGGGGAAAACCGTTGGAAAGCCGTACTCGATTCTTTGAAGGAAGGCGATTATGTGTTCATCCAGTTTGGGCACAACGACCAAAAAACCGATTCGGCAAGGCACACTACTTTGGAAGAGTACAAGCTCAACCTTGAGAAATATGTAAAGGAATCACATGCAAAAAAAGCCAATCCAATTCTGTTTACTTCAGTGATGAGGCGCAGATTCGATGAAAACGGTAAGTTTTTCGATACGCACATGGGATACCCTGATGCGGTGAGGGAAGTTGCCAAGGAATTGAATGTGCCGTTGATCGATTTGCATAAAAAAACAGAGGAGCTTATTGTCTCTATGGGAGAAGAAGAGTCGAAAAAGCTGTTTTTGATCTTGAAGCCTAGGGAAAGTGAAAATTACCCCGATGGGAGAGAGGACAATACGCATTTCCAAACATATGGAGCTTTGGAAGTTGCAAAACTTACAGCTGCTAGCATTAGGGAACAGAACTTGCCGTTGGCAGCATATTTAAAGTAA
- a CDS encoding HEAT repeat domain-containing protein, with translation MQLFIFLLISTLLIVKPTINALFISSLGVQELPLAYIMVALAAILTSVFYSKWLKKGLLKGIIEKTLWISILFLLLIRLLFALDFLYGWILYFMFIWVSIFGVLTASQFWVLANLVFNIRDAKRLFSVVGVGAISGGIFGGYLTNILAPFIGNENLFLVATFFLGINIFLLRKIWLKNIHKLSEFRRLKREVGRVTNPLKLVLSSKHLTYLAGIIGASIIVAKLVDYQFNDIASRHLIDPDELTAFFGLWASNLNLLSLFVQVFLTNRLVGIWGVGSSLLFLPLGILLATLLLVVFPELGIVILLKTIDGSLKQSVNKSATELLALPIPLEIKNKTKIFIDVVVDSIATGLAGIILIFVIRGFNLSTQTINLIIILFIIGWGTLVYFVRKEYIAAFKSNLAVFEPAEKKKAQPVIPIASVNSGILKVLQTGTESQICFILQKISSLNVVVFFDPIKNLLTHPSASVRAKVINTLYFCKQKIILQEIEPFVSDESAEVRIAAFEYIIEHSGNDFTQTFSTYLNDPDERVLNAALISLATETRDNPTLREQFQLEQTIQKKIDGLVKLEREQKLNETINLLEVIGHANIVFFHYFIGEKMKDENITIKKQAITSAGYSLNPIFIETLVLCLEDKTYRETAQKALVNYGLAIIDRLKKLVVEKKEFDASLRYIPSIIKQFNYQKAVDCLFYFLEVPDHAFKKEAINALRHLKLQNGHLQFYHKKIISRIIEESKVYVDVLSSMYAQSKKISSIGKEHAQYDARQSLIELLERRLDADLERIFLLLGLKYPPDDVLSTYKGITNNKKEIRVTAIQYLEILLHFELKKVLIPIIEVNLLDHPTEESLKALHIKIPNDLECFTILLNMSDQRISLAVLHLIAQLKDKKFHPLVEQYLNAPNIKIATFASKALQIKE, from the coding sequence ATGCAACTGTTCATTTTTTTATTAATATCTACCCTACTGATAGTAAAACCAACTATCAATGCACTTTTTATCTCAAGCTTAGGTGTTCAAGAACTCCCCTTAGCCTATATAATGGTGGCTTTAGCAGCTATTCTAACCTCCGTTTTTTATTCCAAATGGTTAAAAAAAGGCTTGCTAAAAGGCATTATCGAAAAAACGCTCTGGATCTCTATCCTTTTTTTATTGCTCATCCGATTGCTATTTGCCCTAGACTTCCTGTACGGGTGGATCCTTTATTTTATGTTTATTTGGGTTTCCATTTTTGGTGTGCTGACCGCCTCCCAATTTTGGGTTTTAGCCAATTTGGTTTTTAATATAAGGGATGCCAAAAGGCTATTTAGCGTAGTGGGTGTCGGGGCAATTTCAGGTGGAATATTTGGCGGGTATCTCACCAATATCCTAGCTCCATTTATAGGTAACGAAAACCTCTTTTTAGTAGCTACTTTCTTCTTGGGTATCAATATTTTCTTGCTAAGAAAAATATGGCTTAAAAACATCCATAAATTATCTGAGTTTAGGCGATTGAAAAGAGAAGTAGGAAGGGTTACCAATCCCCTAAAGCTCGTGCTAAGCTCCAAGCATTTGACCTACTTAGCAGGTATTATTGGGGCGAGCATCATCGTAGCCAAACTCGTTGATTATCAATTTAATGATATTGCCTCTCGCCATCTTATAGACCCTGATGAACTGACGGCTTTCTTTGGGTTGTGGGCATCTAACCTCAACTTATTATCACTCTTTGTTCAGGTATTTTTGACCAACCGTTTGGTAGGTATCTGGGGCGTGGGAAGTTCGCTTTTATTCTTGCCTTTAGGCATATTATTAGCTACCCTCCTTCTGGTTGTATTTCCCGAGCTAGGGATTGTTATTTTGTTAAAAACAATCGATGGCAGTTTGAAACAATCGGTCAATAAATCGGCAACCGAATTGCTAGCACTACCGATCCCCCTTGAGATAAAAAACAAAACAAAGATATTCATAGATGTAGTAGTCGATAGCATCGCAACGGGGCTGGCAGGTATCATTCTTATTTTTGTCATTAGAGGGTTTAACCTCTCTACCCAGACGATCAACCTTATTATTATCCTCTTTATTATAGGCTGGGGAACACTTGTCTATTTTGTTAGAAAAGAATACATAGCTGCATTCAAAAGTAACTTAGCTGTTTTTGAACCTGCCGAAAAGAAAAAAGCACAGCCTGTTATCCCTATTGCTTCGGTGAACAGTGGTATATTGAAAGTATTACAAACAGGCACGGAAAGTCAAATCTGTTTTATACTTCAAAAGATTTCAAGCCTCAATGTAGTTGTTTTCTTCGATCCCATAAAAAACTTGCTGACCCACCCTTCAGCCTCGGTAAGAGCCAAGGTTATTAACACCTTATACTTTTGCAAACAAAAAATCATCTTACAAGAAATTGAGCCTTTCGTATCGGATGAAAGCGCAGAAGTGCGAATTGCCGCATTTGAGTATATCATCGAGCATTCGGGAAATGACTTTACCCAAACATTTTCAACCTACCTAAATGACCCTGACGAAAGGGTATTAAATGCCGCACTCATCAGTTTGGCTACCGAAACGCGGGATAACCCGACCCTTAGGGAGCAGTTTCAACTAGAGCAAACTATCCAGAAAAAGATTGATGGATTAGTAAAATTGGAGAGAGAGCAGAAGCTCAATGAAACAATCAATTTGCTTGAGGTCATAGGCCACGCCAACATCGTTTTCTTCCATTATTTTATTGGGGAAAAGATGAAAGATGAAAATATAACCATAAAAAAACAGGCTATCACTAGTGCTGGGTATAGCCTAAATCCTATTTTTATAGAAACCCTTGTACTGTGTTTAGAAGATAAAACGTACCGAGAGACTGCGCAAAAAGCACTAGTTAACTACGGCTTGGCTATTATTGATCGCCTCAAAAAATTGGTAGTAGAGAAAAAGGAATTTGATGCCTCGCTCAGGTACATACCGAGTATCATCAAACAATTTAATTACCAAAAGGCTGTAGATTGCCTCTTCTATTTTTTAGAAGTGCCCGATCATGCGTTTAAAAAGGAAGCCATAAATGCTTTGCGCCACTTGAAATTACAAAATGGTCATTTACAATTTTATCATAAAAAAATCATATCCAGAATTATTGAGGAATCTAAAGTCTATGTAGATGTACTAAGCTCCATGTACGCCCAATCCAAAAAAATTAGCAGTATAGGAAAGGAACATGCGCAATACGATGCTAGGCAGAGTTTGATTGAATTGTTGGAGAGAAGGCTAGACGCCGACTTGGAAAGAATCTTTTTGTTATTAGGGTTAAAATACCCCCCTGACGATGTGCTTTCAACCTACAAAGGAATTACCAATAACAAAAAAGAAATAAGAGTCACCGCTATCCAGTACTTAGAAATATTGTTGCATTTCGAGCTCAAAAAAGTACTCATACCCATTATTGAAGTCAATCTTTTAGATCATCCTACGGAAGAATCATTAAAAGCATTGCACATCAAAATCCCGAATGACCTTGAGTGCTTTACCATTCTTCTAAACATGAGCGACCAGCGAATTTCATTGGCGGTCTTACATTTGATTGCCCAATTAAAAGATAAAAAATTTCATCCTTTAGTTGAGCAATACCTAAATGCTCCAAACATTAAAATTGCGACATTCGCTTCAAAAGCGCTACAAATAAAAGAATAA
- a CDS encoding riboflavin synthase, producing MFTGIVECTGEVVTITKENENVTFEIASPVSHELKVDQSVAHNGVCLTVTHVADGKHRVTAILETLRKTNLGDWVEGSEVNIERCMQMNGRVDGHLVQGHVDQIATCTSVKDEDGSWFFTFEYDPSFGNITVEKGSITINGVSLTVVNSQKGALSVAIIPYTYEHTNFKQFRVGTKVNFEFDIIGKYLQKMFENSPYYQHFNQPPAAE from the coding sequence ATGTTTACCGGAATAGTGGAATGTACGGGAGAGGTGGTGACCATCACCAAGGAAAATGAAAATGTGACTTTTGAAATAGCTTCGCCAGTGAGCCATGAGCTGAAGGTGGACCAAAGCGTAGCCCACAATGGTGTTTGCCTTACCGTTACGCACGTAGCCGATGGGAAACATAGGGTTACCGCCATTTTGGAAACCTTGCGGAAAACAAACCTTGGAGATTGGGTGGAAGGCTCGGAAGTGAACATAGAGCGTTGCATGCAAATGAACGGAAGGGTAGATGGACATTTGGTACAAGGGCATGTTGACCAAATAGCTACCTGTACCAGCGTGAAAGACGAAGACGGAAGCTGGTTCTTTACCTTCGAATACGATCCTTCTTTTGGAAATATCACAGTAGAAAAAGGATCGATTACCATCAACGGGGTGAGTCTTACGGTAGTAAATTCCCAAAAAGGGGCACTTAGTGTGGCAATAATTCCTTATACCTATGAGCATACTAACTTCAAACAGTTCAGAGTAGGGACCAAGGTGAATTTCGAATTTGACATCATCGGGAAATATTTACAAAAGATGTTTGAAAACAGTCCTTACTATCAGCACTTTAATCAACCGCCTGCTGCTGAGTAG
- a CDS encoding caspase family protein, producing MIRSFVLIAITIFSFSLSQAQSVEITRWMGLQGYPYGVEHVAISSDGRYFAVLPKQQSNTVDLYDENYQKVWSHRGVLRGKSNVAAFSPDGKYLFFSNYGKGTDIGVLNVQTRKIVRKLRKHMGLVTSLSFSANGKYMVSAGEDGFIRVWEYTNESFFEIQSFKSNSGAIRNVAFADNGQLFAAANSNQTVTIFSLEGKQFKASSALKLNGVQAKEIVFGKNASQLAMVQSDGSVQVFNRSGYDYQFAFKLPTGYGTTSLAFSPNGDYLLVAGSDRSVKMYGITKERALLSETLWDHEKAVADIAISGNGKMMLTAGAEGVANIWKVEGMKGRGEILGISGGTSSRPSGLPPVLSIEEISFSESVLDAEESAELKVTVKNSGPGEAQNVRLLLRGSLGEVLIPKETTFPSIAAKGGLETLTVRISGSANLPTSSAFIDIAVEQADFGIRLQGRRLTFNTRHSPKPRLTLAKFAVLEHVSASPNNQVDLNEMIDVKFVVQNVGEGTARDVELNLTNNQKGVLYLGVEEQGQLTRQNPRISEIPSGKYVTVVYRYFVNSEFAGTDLLFDLNGKERLGSFGFNERKSVAINKTLREEGQIVVMDGNTPDYRPGQVEDVPDLYVDVRQNIPQTRKVNNDAVAVVIGNQHYRNRDVPSVDFAIEDVQTMKEYLVKTFGFKEGNILYYKDATQADFNALFGTPTNPRGRLYNYVKAGISDVFVYYSGHGAPDPESKEAFFVPVDCDPSVVALNGYGVNTFYNNISQIPYRSLTVVVDACFSGSSAKGMLLKNISPVFIQPKMKVINDEKAIVFTSAGGEQVSSWYPEKRHSLFTYYFLKGLQGEANTNKDRQLTLAELESYIQSQVPYMARRLNNREQSPEVFGEQEKVLVDY from the coding sequence ATGATACGAAGTTTTGTACTCATAGCTATTACTATTTTTTCTTTCTCACTTTCCCAAGCACAATCTGTAGAAATCACCCGCTGGATGGGGCTTCAGGGCTATCCGTATGGGGTAGAGCATGTCGCTATTTCTAGCGATGGGCGCTACTTTGCCGTACTGCCCAAGCAGCAGAGCAACACGGTTGATCTGTACGATGAGAACTACCAAAAGGTATGGTCGCACCGAGGAGTACTACGAGGGAAATCGAACGTGGCAGCTTTTAGTCCTGATGGCAAGTACTTGTTTTTCTCCAACTACGGAAAGGGCACGGATATAGGCGTGCTAAATGTACAAACCCGCAAAATAGTTAGGAAACTACGGAAGCACATGGGCTTGGTAACGAGCTTAAGCTTTAGTGCCAACGGTAAGTACATGGTGTCGGCTGGTGAAGATGGCTTTATAAGGGTGTGGGAATACACCAACGAATCTTTCTTCGAGATCCAGTCTTTCAAAAGCAATTCGGGGGCAATCCGAAATGTTGCTTTTGCCGATAACGGGCAACTCTTTGCCGCAGCTAACTCTAACCAAACCGTAACGATTTTTTCTTTAGAAGGAAAACAGTTTAAAGCTTCGAGTGCACTCAAGCTCAATGGGGTTCAGGCAAAGGAAATTGTGTTCGGTAAGAATGCCAGCCAGCTAGCCATGGTACAGTCCGACGGCTCGGTGCAGGTGTTCAACCGGTCTGGCTATGACTACCAGTTTGCTTTTAAGCTACCGACAGGCTACGGAACGACAAGCCTTGCTTTCAGCCCAAACGGTGATTATTTGCTAGTGGCAGGCAGCGATAGATCGGTGAAAATGTATGGAATTACTAAGGAAAGGGCACTTTTGAGCGAAACGCTTTGGGACCATGAAAAAGCAGTGGCGGATATTGCCATTTCGGGTAATGGAAAAATGATGCTGACTGCTGGGGCGGAAGGTGTGGCAAATATTTGGAAGGTAGAAGGGATGAAAGGTAGGGGCGAAATCCTAGGGATTTCGGGAGGAACAAGTAGCCGACCTTCGGGCTTGCCTCCAGTGCTTTCTATTGAGGAAATCAGTTTTTCGGAGTCTGTGCTCGATGCCGAAGAATCGGCTGAGCTAAAGGTTACGGTGAAAAACTCGGGACCTGGAGAGGCTCAAAATGTACGTTTGTTGCTCAGAGGAAGTCTTGGTGAGGTATTGATTCCGAAGGAAACGACTTTTCCTTCTATAGCAGCTAAAGGAGGTTTGGAAACGCTTACCGTACGCATCAGTGGCTCGGCAAATTTACCAACTTCTTCGGCATTTATAGATATAGCAGTTGAACAAGCCGATTTTGGTATTCGCTTGCAGGGCAGAAGGCTTACGTTCAATACGAGGCACAGCCCTAAGCCCAGGCTTACACTGGCTAAATTTGCTGTGTTGGAACATGTATCGGCTTCACCCAATAATCAGGTGGATTTGAATGAGATGATAGATGTGAAGTTTGTGGTGCAAAACGTGGGTGAAGGAACTGCCCGGGATGTGGAGTTGAACTTGACAAACAACCAAAAAGGCGTGCTGTACCTAGGCGTGGAAGAGCAAGGCCAGCTTACAAGGCAAAACCCTCGGATTTCTGAAATTCCTTCGGGTAAATATGTGACGGTGGTGTATCGCTATTTTGTGAACAGTGAGTTTGCTGGAACGGACTTGTTATTTGACCTCAATGGTAAAGAACGGTTGGGAAGCTTTGGTTTCAATGAACGCAAGTCGGTAGCCATAAACAAGACCCTGCGAGAGGAGGGACAAATAGTGGTGATGGATGGGAATACACCAGATTATCGCCCTGGCCAAGTGGAAGATGTGCCTGACCTGTATGTGGATGTTAGGCAAAATATTCCGCAGACCCGCAAGGTGAACAACGATGCTGTAGCGGTGGTGATAGGAAATCAGCATTACCGAAACAGAGATGTTCCTTCGGTAGATTTTGCCATAGAAGATGTCCAAACAATGAAGGAATACTTGGTGAAAACTTTTGGTTTTAAAGAGGGAAATATCTTGTATTATAAAGATGCTACGCAAGCAGATTTTAATGCGCTTTTTGGTACGCCTACGAACCCAAGAGGACGGTTGTATAATTATGTAAAAGCGGGAATATCCGATGTATTTGTCTATTACAGTGGGCACGGCGCGCCAGATCCAGAAAGCAAAGAAGCCTTCTTTGTACCTGTAGATTGCGATCCTTCGGTAGTGGCGCTCAACGGCTACGGAGTGAATACCTTTTACAATAATATTTCCCAGATCCCTTACCGCTCGCTTACAGTGGTGGTGGATGCTTGTTTTAGTGGAAGTTCAGCGAAAGGAATGCTCTTAAAGAATATTTCACCTGTGTTCATCCAGCCTAAAATGAAGGTAATTAACGATGAAAAAGCAATTGTATTCACTTCGGCAGGGGGCGAACAAGTCTCCTCTTGGTATCCCGAAAAAAGACATTCCCTTTTCACTTATTATTTTCTAAAAGGCTTGCAGGGCGAAGCAAACACCAACAAAGATAGGCAATTGACCTTGGCAGAACTAGAGAGTTATATCCAAAGCCAAGTGCCGTACATGGCGCGTAGGCTCAATAATAGGGAGCAATCTCCTGAGGTTTTTGGAGAGCAGGAAAAAGTGTTGGTCGATTATTAA
- a CDS encoding serine hydrolase: protein MKSSIKIIFLLLLTTCAHGQEAGEAIEGISMQNQNSLPLDLPDQSTSKLNMYRNDSVQKELLTKLKTNEKWRKLIAQKKMAIGVVDLRDPEQIKYAGINDNEMMYAASLPKIAVLLTAMDALEKGEIEETPAIDEDLKLMISRSDNAASTRMIDLLGYDKIASVLRDPQYELYSEKYNGGLWVGKRYAKTGARKPDPILGLSHAATAYQVSRFYYLMVSGRLVSYERSKQMLDIMEDPALHHKFVHTLDQIVPNARIFRKSGSWKNFHSDSVLVWDMSDRHYILVALIEDPEGESIIRQLILPVEEVLHIN from the coding sequence ATGAAAAGTTCTATAAAAATTATCTTTCTTTTATTGTTAACGACCTGTGCTCATGGACAAGAAGCTGGGGAGGCAATAGAAGGCATTTCAATGCAAAACCAAAATTCGTTACCCCTAGATCTCCCCGATCAATCTACGTCTAAGCTCAATATGTATAGAAATGATTCTGTGCAAAAAGAACTATTGACAAAACTCAAAACCAATGAAAAATGGAGGAAATTGATTGCCCAAAAAAAAATGGCCATTGGCGTAGTCGATCTAAGAGATCCTGAGCAGATCAAATATGCAGGTATAAATGATAACGAAATGATGTATGCGGCTAGCTTGCCCAAAATTGCCGTATTGCTCACCGCCATGGATGCCCTTGAAAAAGGCGAAATTGAAGAAACTCCTGCTATTGACGAAGACTTAAAGTTAATGATCAGCAGATCGGACAACGCCGCCTCCACCCGCATGATTGACTTGTTGGGCTACGATAAAATAGCTTCGGTACTCAGAGACCCGCAATATGAATTATACTCAGAGAAGTACAATGGCGGATTGTGGGTAGGCAAAAGATACGCTAAAACGGGCGCACGAAAGCCTGATCCTATCCTAGGTTTGAGCCATGCGGCTACAGCCTATCAGGTGAGCCGGTTCTATTACCTGATGGTTTCGGGTAGGCTCGTTTCCTATGAGCGCTCAAAACAAATGCTTGATATCATGGAAGATCCAGCACTTCATCATAAGTTTGTGCATACGCTTGATCAGATCGTGCCCAATGCTCGGATTTTTAGGAAATCTGGCTCGTGGAAAAACTTTCACTCCGATTCTGTTTTAGTCTGGGATATGTCGGACAGGCACTATATTTTAGTAGCGCTAATCGAAGACCCAGAAGGGGAAAGCATCATCAGACAGCTCATACTTCCTGTAGAAGAAGTATTACATATAAATTAA
- a CDS encoding serine hydrolase, translated as MKISIRKMMLLGSVLALIMSFTLAPYPIDGYEYTGIRRLLRLELIMKDELKDAKPPLGAQKSMADIKLNLVGSRGDSLDVLPAVDPAFQKAVSGVFSGLDASYSLAITEITKDKPLRFMKLQEKRGYQPGSVGKLAVLTGFFHQIAKIYPKSYASRIELMKTKQVRGGRWVLTDSHTIPVYDIETKKLTKRIAKEDDVFSLFEWIDHMLSVSNNGAASVVWREVMLMDAFGEKYPELTDDEANEYFKNTPKKDLSDIATRVVNQPLRDLCIDEQEWKLGSFFTYGASNIVPDKGGSIGTVIGLMKYLVAVERGKVIDQESSLEIKRLMYMTDRRIRYASAPALSTAAVYFKSGSLYQCREEEGYNCQKYMGNKSNFMNSVAIIEHENGTTYLVCLMSNVLKRNSSSDHLALATSIDRIMQK; from the coding sequence ATGAAAATATCTATTCGTAAAATGATGTTGTTAGGATCGGTTTTAGCCCTGATTATGTCATTTACACTTGCCCCATATCCCATAGACGGATACGAATACACAGGTATTAGGCGGCTACTGCGCTTAGAGCTGATAATGAAGGATGAGCTAAAAGACGCCAAGCCTCCGCTAGGTGCGCAAAAATCAATGGCCGATATTAAGTTAAACTTGGTCGGCAGCCGAGGTGATAGTTTAGATGTTTTGCCTGCTGTTGATCCTGCATTTCAAAAAGCAGTCAGTGGTGTTTTTTCTGGATTGGATGCGAGCTATTCGCTTGCCATAACAGAGATCACGAAAGACAAACCTCTGCGGTTTATGAAGTTGCAAGAGAAAAGGGGCTATCAGCCGGGCAGTGTAGGTAAATTAGCGGTATTGACAGGTTTCTTTCATCAAATAGCCAAGATTTACCCCAAGAGCTACGCAAGCAGGATAGAGCTGATGAAAACCAAGCAAGTACGAGGGGGAAGATGGGTGCTCACCGATTCGCATACCATACCTGTGTATGATATTGAAACTAAAAAACTAACCAAACGAATAGCGAAAGAAGACGATGTTTTCAGCTTATTCGAGTGGATAGACCACATGCTTTCGGTCAGTAACAATGGAGCTGCCAGCGTGGTTTGGAGAGAAGTAATGCTCATGGATGCCTTTGGCGAGAAATATCCCGAACTGACGGATGACGAAGCCAACGAATATTTTAAAAATACTCCTAAAAAAGACCTTTCAGATATTGCCACAAGGGTGGTGAATCAACCTTTGCGTGACTTATGTATTGACGAGCAGGAATGGAAGCTCGGCAGCTTTTTTACTTATGGCGCAAGCAATATTGTACCCGATAAAGGTGGGAGTATTGGGACTGTTATCGGGTTAATGAAATATTTGGTAGCTGTTGAGCGAGGAAAGGTAATTGACCAAGAATCCAGTTTAGAGATAAAACGCCTTATGTACATGACCGATAGAAGGATACGGTACGCGTCTGCCCCAGCGCTGAGTACTGCGGCAGTGTATTTTAAGTCGGGAAGCTTGTACCAATGCAGGGAAGAAGAAGGCTATAACTGCCAAAAATACATGGGCAATAAGTCCAATTTTATGAATTCGGTCGCGATTATCGAACATGAGAATGGTACTACTTATTTGGTGTGTTTGATGTCGAATGTGCTCAAGAGAAACTCTAGCAGCGATCATTTGGCGCTGGCAACTTCTATTGATCGTATCATGCAAAAATAA
- a CDS encoding CAP domain-containing protein, which translates to MMVKSTLSAIILHLSLLNSSFSQSLTSEEEKLYALIMEYRQELDLPAIPLSKSLTYVAQTHVKDLENNSPDEGACNMHSWSNKGEWSPCCYTPDHKQASCMWDKPRELTSYTGNGFEISHWSSGRATALGSLNGWKGSGGHNTVIINQGIWSRHNWNAIGIGIYGGYAVVWFGSELDKE; encoded by the coding sequence ATGATGGTAAAAAGCACCTTATCAGCTATTATTTTACACTTATCCCTACTCAATAGCTCATTTTCCCAATCGCTTACCTCAGAAGAAGAAAAGCTGTACGCATTGATCATGGAATATAGACAAGAGCTCGACCTTCCCGCTATTCCCTTATCAAAATCCTTGACCTATGTGGCCCAAACCCATGTGAAAGACCTTGAAAATAACAGCCCAGACGAAGGAGCATGCAATATGCACAGTTGGTCCAACAAGGGAGAATGGTCTCCCTGCTGCTATACTCCTGACCACAAACAAGCAAGCTGCATGTGGGACAAGCCAAGAGAACTTACCTCTTATACCGGCAACGGCTTTGAAATATCGCACTGGAGTAGTGGAAGAGCAACTGCTTTAGGTTCGTTGAATGGCTGGAAAGGGAGTGGCGGGCACAATACAGTAATCATCAACCAGGGCATTTGGAGCAGACACAATTGGAATGCGATAGGAATTGGAATTTATGGCGGTTATGCTGTGGTCTGGTTTGGTAGTGAATTAGATAAAGAATAA